The following proteins are encoded in a genomic region of Cryptomeria japonica chromosome 11, Sugi_1.0, whole genome shotgun sequence:
- the LOC131069475 gene encoding glucan endo-1,3-beta-glucosidase 3 produces MVTMAMHSLYSEMLLVLLIVFSSVAGSLGGAFVGVNIGTAVRDMPSATQVVALLKTQQIKHVKLYDADRGMLTALARTGIEVVVTVPNNQLLGIGQSNSTAANWVNKNVAAYVPETNITGICVGSEVLSTLPNAALVLVSAMKFVHSALVAANLDGQVKVSSPLASDIILDSFPPSQAFFNATWKSVLVPMLDFLRRTDSYLMLNVYPYYVYMEGNGVVGLDYALFRPLPPNKEAVDSNTMLHYTNVFDAMVDSAFFAMADLNFTNIPVVVGETGWPSKGDPNEPAATTDNANSYNSNLVRHVLNNTGTPKHPGIPINTYIYELLNEDEKPGATSEQNWGLFNPENLSPVYTMHLTGSGVVLANDTTNQTYCIAMDGVDAKLLQAALDWACGPGQADCTAINQDQLCYEPDTVQEHASYAFDAYYHKMGMASGSCDFKGMATVTTTDPSHDSCIFPGRATANGTFANGTTSPAFSNSTANSSPQLLLPQVQSLFVAVMLYNALFLW; encoded by the exons ATGGTGACCATGGCTATGCACAGCTTATACTCTGAAATGTTGCTGGTTCTGCTCATCGTCTTCTCATCTGTTGCTGGCAGCTTAGgag GGGCATTTGTGGGTGTTAACATAGGGACAGCGGTGAGAGACATGCCATCGGCAACACAGGTGGTGGCTCTCCTGAAAACACAACAGATAAAGCATGTAAAGCTGTATGATGCTGATCGAGGAATGTTGACAGCACTAGCGAGAACGGGCATAGAGGTGGTGGTAACAGTGCCCAATAACCAGTTGTTGGGCATAGGGCAGTCAAACTCTACGGCAGCCAATTGGGTGAACAAAAATGTTGCAGCCTATGTTCCAGAGACCAACATCACAGGCATCTGTGTGGGCAGTGAGGTGCTGAGCACTCTTCCCAATGCTGCCCTGGTTTTGGTGTCGGCCATGAAGTTTGTTCACTCTGCTCTGGTGGCTGCTAATTTAGATGGGCAGGTGAAGGTCTCGTCTCCCCTGGCCTCTGATATAATCCTTGACTCCTTCCCGCCCTCTCAGGCCTTCTTCAATGCTACCTGGAAATCGGTGTTGGTACCCATGTTGGATTTCTTGAGGCGGACAGATTCCTACTTGATGCTGAATGTTTACCCCTATTATGTGTACATGGAAGGGAATGGAGTGGTGGGATTGGACTATGCCCTGTTCCGGCCCCTGCCTCCTAACAAGGAGGCGGTGGACTCAAACACCATGCTTCACTACACCAATGTCTTTGATGCCATGGTGGATTCTGCCTTCTTTGCAATGGCCGACCTCAACTTCACTAACATCCCTGTGGTGGTGGGCGAGACGGGATGGCCCTCCAAGGGGGACCCTAATGAGCCCGCTGCTACCACTGACAACGCTAATTCTTATAACAGCAATCTTGTCCGCCATGTCCTCAACAACACTGGCACTCCCAAGCATCCTGGCATCCctatcaacacatacatctatgAACTGCTCAATGAAGATGAGAAACCTGGTGCCACCTCGGAGCAGAACTGGGGACTGTTCAATCCTGAGAATTTATCTCCAGTTTATACTATGCATTTAACAGGTTCAGGCGTGGTGCTTGCCAATGACACCACAAATCAGACCTACTGCATAGCAATGGATGGGGTGGACGCCAAGCTTCTCCAAGCTGCATTGGATTGGGCATGTGGTCCAGGCCAAGCTGATTGCACCGCTATTAACCAGGATCAACTCTGCTATGAACCTGATACCGTTCAAGAGCATGCTTCTTATGCATTTGATGCCTACTACCACAAAATGGGCATGGCATCTGGATCTTGTGACTTCAAAGGGATGGCTACAGTAACTACAACGGATCCAA GTCATGATTCCTGTATATTTCCAGGAAG AGCTACTGCAAATGGAACTTTTGCGAATGGTACCACATCACCAGCGTTCTCCAATTCCACCGCTAACAGCAGTCCACAGCTTCTTCTTCCACAAGTTCAATCTCTCTTCGTTGCTGTTATGCTTTATAATGCTTTATTTTTGTGGTGA